In Longimicrobium sp., the genomic stretch GCGCCCTCTGCGTGAGATTCCTTTCTTCCCCGGGAAACGTGCGCGGCGTGGACGTCCAACGGAGAGCTGTCGGTCATCATCTCCTTGTCGAGTCTACGCTCTGGCGGCATTTTCAGCGCACACGCGTTTCCCTCGCGCCCGCTGCACGGCCACCTCCCCCCGGCTAATGCGAACGGCGCTGGCGATGCGGCTTCGCTCATCCCGTGGGCGATCGCATCTCCCTCCATCTCCATCCCGCATCTCATGACCACCGAGATCCTCCTCTACGTGGCGATCGCGCTGCTGGTGGCGTGCGCCGGCCTGCTCATCGCCCTGCTGCGCCGCGTGAGACGGCCGGACGCGAAGTTGCTGGAGACGCGGCTGGCGTCCGTGCGCGAGGAGGTCGCGCTGTCGCGCGAGCAGGGCGGGCGCGAGGGGCACCTGCTGCGCGCCGAGGTATCGCAGTCGCTCACGGGGATCCGCGACGAGGTGTTCCAGCACCTGGGGGTGATGTCGGCACGGCAGCAGGAGCAGCTGGCGGCGGTGCTCGGCGCGCTGCAGCAGATGGACGAGTCGGCGCGCGCGGGCTCCAGCCGGCTGCGCGAGGAGGTGGGCGCCACGCTCAAGGGCGTCGGCGACTCCGTCGTGAGGACGATGGGCGAGCTCTCCGCCGCGCAGAAGGCGCAGCTCGACGGCGTCACCGCGCAGGTGGGCACCCTCGCCGCCACCGTCGAGGGGAAGCTGGAGCAGATCCGCAGCGACAACACGGAAAAGCTCGAGCAGGTGCGGCAGACGGTCGACGAGAAGCTGCAGGGCGTGCTGGAGCAGCGGCTGGGCGAGAGCTTCCGCTCGGTGAGCGCGCAGCTGGAGCAGGTGCACCGCGGGCTGGGCGAGATGCAGACGCTGGCCAGCGGCGTGGGCGACCTGAAGAAGGTGCTGGCCAACGTGAAGGTGCGCGGCACCTGGGGCGAGATGCAGCTGGGCAAGCTCCTGGCCGAGGTGCTGGCGCCCGAGCAGTACGCCGCCAACGTGGCCACCAACGAGTACAGCGGGATGCGCGTCGAGTACGCGATCCGGCTCCCCGGGCACGACCTGGGGCCGGTGTGGCTTCCCATCGACGCCAAGTTCCCGCTGGAAGACTACCAGCGCCTGATCGACGCGCAGGAGGCGGGCGACCTCGACGCCGCCGACGCCGCCGCGCGGCAGCTGGAGCAGCGCGTCCGCGCCAGCGCGAAGGAGATCTGCGTCAAGTACCTGAACCCGCCGCAGACCACCGACTTCGCCATCATGTTCCTGCCGACGGAGGGCCTCTACGGCGAGGTGGTGCGCCGTCCCGGGCTGCTCGACGCGCTGCAGCGCGAGTCGCGGGTGATCGTCGCCGGGCCCATCACGCTCTGGGCGATCCTGAACAGCCTGCAGATGGGCTTCCGCACGCTGGCCATCCAGCAGCGCTCCAGCGAGGTGTGGAAGGTGCTCGGCGGCGTGAAGACCGAGTTCGCCAGGTTCGGCGAGGTGCTGGCCAAGGTGAAGAAGAAGCTGGAGTCCGCCAGCCGCGAGATGGACCAGGCCGACCGCCGCACGCGCGCCATCGAGCGCCGGCTGCGCGACGTGCAGGAACTCCCCGCCGAGGCCGCGGAAGGCATCATCCCCGTCGACTCGCTGGTCCTCGCGACGGGCGACGACGCGGACCTCGAGGCGGCCTAGGAAAAGATGGGCTCACGCAGCGCAGAGTTAGCAGGGTAAGCAGTTTGTTCTCTGCTGACTCTGCCAACCCTGCGTGAGCCATCTGTTTTCTGTAGATTTGATCACCGTCCGCAGCTCCGCTTCCCGGCACATCGCCCGTCGCCTTCCCGATCCCCGATCTCCACATGCTCGTCATCGAAACCCGCGCGCTGGGACGCAGGCGCCCGCTCCTCGACGACTGGTCCATCGACCTTCCCCCCGCCCCGCGGGACGGGGACGGCGGGCTGACGCTGCGCGACCTGATCGCCCGCGTGGTGCGCGCCGAGGTGGCCGCGTTCCGGCAGCGGCAGCGCGACCGCTCGCTCATCCGCGTCCTCTCCGAGCGCGAGATCGCCGAGGGCGCGGCGCGCGGCAAGGTGGACTCCGGCGGCCGCCCCGCCGAGCAGGAGGTGGACGAGGAGCAGGCCGTCGGCGTCGCCCTCGCCGGGTTCGAGGACGGGCTGTACCTGGTGATCCTGGACGGGCAGGAGCAGAAGGAGCTCGACGCCCCCGTCTATCCGCAGCAGGGCAGCCGCATGGTGTTCCTGCGCCTGGCCTTCCTGGCCGGGGCCTGAGCGATGGATCCGCAGAAGGCGCAGGAAGAGCTGGCGGTGTTCCGGAAGCCCGGCTCCGCGCTCCAGCGCGTCCGCGCGTCCGGCGGCATCGTCTCCGGCCTGCTCGGGCGCGCCCTCCCCGCCGAGCTGCGCGCGCTGCTGGAGCGGACGTTCGCCGTCGAGCATCCCTACCAGCGCCGGCAGCAGCTCCTCGGCCACGACCTCGGGAAGATCTTCTCGCGGATGGGCGAGGCGGAGCGCCGGCGGGTGATCGAGGTCCTCCTCCCGCGCCTAGCGCCCGCCGTGGAGGCCGCGTGGCAGGGGATGGCGCGCCGCCCGTACCAGACCTCCTTCACGCGCAAGCCGTTCCGCTGCCCGCGCGCGCCGGCGATGCTGGCGAATGTGCGCGCCGTGTGGCTCGTCGACCTGGCGAGCGTGCTGGGCGACTACGACCCGGACGCGCGCTGGGTGGCCGCCTGGGCGCCGCACGTCGCGGGATGGAGCGGCGCGGACGAGATCGGCTGGCTCCTGGCCGGCGCCATCGACGCCGGCGGCCCCGTCGCGGACGAGGTGCTGGAGATCCTGAAGGCCTCTGCGAGCGGCGACCACGAGATCGGGCAGATGGGGCGCCACGTCACCCGCGCGCTCCTCTGCTGCAGCCGGCCGGAGGCGTGGGAGTTCGTCGAGCGTCTCCTCCTCGCGGCGCAGCGCCAGGAAGGGCTGCGTCAGGTGATCCTGGAGACGGTCGACGAGGCGCATCCCGACGCCTTCCGCCGGATGCTGCGCCTGATCGCGGAGGAGGACCTGTCGCGCTTCTCCTCCGTCGTCCGCGCGTTCGACACCTGGTTCGGGTTCCTCTGGGACGGCGCCAGCTCCGTCGCGGTGGACGACGTGCTCGCCCGCGTGCTGCGGTTTCTCGAGCACGCGGACGCGCGCGCGGCGGCGCTCGCGGGCGAGAACGCGGAGGACGTCTACCTCGCGCTCTGGACGGTCGCGTTCGAGGACGTGGACGCCGCCGTCGCCGACGCCGTGCGGCTGCTGGACCATCCGTCGGCGGAGGTCCGGTTCGCGGCGACGCATCTCCTCGTGCAGGCCGGCTGGTCGAGCGCGCTCCCGCCGCTGGTGCGCCCGCTCGGCGATCCCGACCTCCGCGTTGCCGCGCGGGCGCTGGACGCCTTCGTGGGCGACGTGACGGAGTGGGTGGACGGCCCAAAGCTCTTCGCCGCGCTGGAGGGGCTGATCCGGAGGCTGGAGAAGCGGACGCAGGCGGTGGAGCCCATCCTCTGGCCGTGGACCGGGCGCAAGCTGGAGCGCACCACCGTCGCCGCCGCGATGGCGGCGAACGCGGAGAAGCTTCCCGCCGCACGGATGCTCCCCTGGCTCCGCGACCTGGACACGTACCGGCGCGAGGCGCTGCTGCGGCAGATGGCCGGCCTCCCGCCGCGCTGGAGCCGCGAGCCGCCGCCCAAGCGCAAGCCGCTGGTCGGTGAGATCCGCGCCACCGTCCTCGATCTCCTCGGCGACCCCTCGGCCGACGTGCGCGGTGCCGCGTTCGAGGCGCTGCAGGGCGCGGCGCCGGCGGAGGACGAGACGGACCGCCTGTTCGACCTCCTCTCGCGCAAGGCCGCCGACCTGCGCGGCGCGGCGCTGGGCCGCCTGCGCACGCTCCCCGTCCCGCGGCTGCTGGCGTGCGCAGACCGACTGCTGGCGAACGGAGACGAGCTGCGGCGCCTGGCCGGGCTGGAGCTGCTGCGCGACCTGGCCGAGACGCAGCGCGCCGTTCCCGACGCGCGCGGGCGGGCGGCGGCGTACCGCGCGTCGCATCCGAATCCCGCCGCGGCGGAGCAGGCGCACCTCGACGCGCTCCTCGGCGCGCACGAGGAGACGGTGACGCGGGACGACGCGCTGGGGCTCATCGATCCCCGCTCCCTGCGCGTGTGGCCGGGACCCGCCGCGCGCCGCGTGGAGCTCGACACGCCCGCCGCGCGGCGCGCGCTGGAGTCGCTCGCGGAGCTCGTCATCTCCCACGAGCAGGCGGAGATCCGCACGAAGAGCGGGGAGACGAAGCTGCTGCTGGAGGCC encodes the following:
- a CDS encoding DNA recombination protein RmuC, with the translated sequence MTTEILLYVAIALLVACAGLLIALLRRVRRPDAKLLETRLASVREEVALSREQGGREGHLLRAEVSQSLTGIRDEVFQHLGVMSARQQEQLAAVLGALQQMDESARAGSSRLREEVGATLKGVGDSVVRTMGELSAAQKAQLDGVTAQVGTLAATVEGKLEQIRSDNTEKLEQVRQTVDEKLQGVLEQRLGESFRSVSAQLEQVHRGLGEMQTLASGVGDLKKVLANVKVRGTWGEMQLGKLLAEVLAPEQYAANVATNEYSGMRVEYAIRLPGHDLGPVWLPIDAKFPLEDYQRLIDAQEAGDLDAADAAARQLEQRVRASAKEICVKYLNPPQTTDFAIMFLPTEGLYGEVVRRPGLLDALQRESRVIVAGPITLWAILNSLQMGFRTLAIQQRSSEVWKVLGGVKTEFARFGEVLAKVKKKLESASREMDQADRRTRAIERRLRDVQELPAEAAEGIIPVDSLVLATGDDADLEAA